A stretch of Dasypus novemcinctus isolate mDasNov1 chromosome 14, mDasNov1.1.hap2, whole genome shotgun sequence DNA encodes these proteins:
- the ZFPM2 gene encoding zinc finger protein ZFPM2 isoform X3 gives MAESDGDTQSEKPGQPGVETDEWDGPGELEVIQKDGERKIQSRQQLPVGTTWGPFSGKMDLNNNSLKTKAQVPMVLTAGPKWLLDVTWQGVEDNKNNCIVYSKGGQLWCTTTKAISEGEELIAFVVDFDSRLQAASQMTLTEGMYPARLLDSIQLLPQQAAMASILPTAIVNKDIFPCKSCGIWYRSERNLQAHLMYYCSGRQREATPVSEENEDSTHQISSLCPFPQCTKSFSNARALEMHLNSHSGVKMEEFLPPGASLKCTVCSYTADSVINFHQHLFSHLTQAAFRCNHCHFGFQTQRELLQHQELHVPGSKLPRESDMEHSPSGTEDSLQPATDLLSRGELPQTQKAMQTKDASSDTELDKCEKKTPLFLTNQRPETQPTANKQSFSYTKIKSEPSSPRLASSPVQPNMGPSFPVGPFLSQFAFPQDITMVPQASEILAKMSELVHRRLRHGSSSYPPVIYSPLMPKGATCFECNITFNNLDNYLVHKKHYCSSRWQQIAKSPEFPGVSEKMPEAVSPNPGQTSINLLNPAAHTSDPENPLLQTTCINSSTVLDLIGPNGKGHDKEFSTQAKKLSTSNCNDDKINGKPVDVKNPNIPLVDGESDPNKTTCEACNITFSRHETYMVHKQYYCATRHDPPLKRSASNKVPAMQRTMRTRKRRKMYEMCLPEQEQRPPLVQQRFLDVANLSNPCTSSQEPSEGLGECYHPRCDIFPGIVSKHLETSLTINKCVPVSKCDTTHSSVSCLEMDVPMDLSKKCLSQSERTTTSPKRLLDYHECTVCKISFNKVENYLAHKQNFCPVTAHQRNDLSQLDGKVFPNPESERNSPDVSYERSIIKCEKNGNLKQPSPNGNLFSSHLATLQGLKVFSEAAQLIATKEENKHLFLPQCLYPGAIKKAKGADQLSPYYGIKPSDYISGSLVIHNTDIDQSTNADNESPKGQASANGCAVQKKDSLPLLPKNRGMVIVNGGLKQDERPATNPQQENISQNPQHEDGHKSPSWVSENPLAANENVSPGVPSAEEQLSSIAKGVNGSTQAPTSGKYCRLCDIQFNNLSNFITHKKFYCSSHAAEHVK, from the exons GGGGTCAGCTTTGGTGCACAACTACAAAGGCCATCTCTGAGGGTGAAGAGCTAATTGCCTTTGTGGTGGATTTTGACTCAAGGCTACAGGCTGCCAGTCAGATGACTCTCACAGAAGGGATGTACCCTGCACGCCTGCTGGACTCCATTCAGCTGCTTCCTCAGCAAGCTGCCATGGCTTCTATTTTGCCTACAGCTATTGTCAATA AGGATATATTCCCTTGCAAATCCTGTGGCATCTGGTATCGGAGTGAGCGGAATCTGCAAGCCCATTTGATGTATTATTGCAGTGGGAGGCAAAGAGAAGCCACTCCAGtctcagaagaaaatgaagacagtACTCATCAGATTTCCAGCCTGTGTCCCTTCCCGCAATGCACCAAGAGCTTTTCAAATGCCCGAGCGCTCGAAATGCACCTGAATTCACACAGTG GAGTGAAAATGGAAGAATTCCTTCCTCCTGGTGCTAGTCTAAAATGCACCGTTTGCAGCTACACTGCTGACTCTGTGATCAACTTTCACCAACACCTGTTCTCCCATCTCACTCAAGCTGCCTTCCGATGTAATCACTGCCACTTTGGCTTCCAGACTCAGAGGGAGTTGCTGCAGCACCAGGAGCTTCATGTCCCTGGCAGCAAACTTCCCAGAGAAAGTGACATGGAGCACTCTCCCAGTGGAACCGAAGACAGCTTACAACCAGCCACGGACTTGTTGAGCAGGGGCGAACTGCCCCAGACCCAAAAGGCCATGCAGACTAAAGATGCAAGCTCCGACACAGAGCTGGACAAGTGTGAAAAAAAGACTCCACTTTTTCTCACTAACCAGAGACCAGagacacagcctacagcaaataAACAAAGCTtttcatacacaaaaataaagtCTGAGCCCTCTAGCCCAAGACTTGCCTCCTCCCCAGTTCAACCCAATATGGGGCCTTCTTTTCCTGTAGGCCCTTTCCTATCTCAGTTTGCTTTTCCCCAAGATATCACAATGGTCCCCCAAGCTTCAGAGATCTTAGCCAAGATGTCTGAACTGGTACATCGGCGACTGAGGCACGGAAGCAGTAGCTATCCTCCGGTAATTTATAGTCCCTTGATGCCCAAGGGGGCTACTTGTTTTGAGTGTAACATAACATTCAATAATTTGGATAATTACCTAGTGCATAAAAAACATTACTGCAGCAGCCGATGGCAGCAGATTGCCAAGTCTCCAGAGTTCCCTGGTGTTTCAGAAAAGATGCCTGAGGCCGTAAGTCCCAACCCTGGCCAAACCTCCATAAACCTTCTCAACCCAGCTGCTCATACTTCCGACCCTGAGAATCCACTTCTTCAAACGACGTGTATCAATTCTTCCACTGTTTTAGATTTAATTGGACCAAATGGGAAGGGCCATGACAAGGAATTTTCCACTCAAGCTAAGAAGCTCTCCACATCTAATTGCAATGATGATAAAATTAATGGAAAACCGGTTGATGTGAAAAATCCCAATATCCCCTTAGTGGATGGGGAAAGTGACCCAAATAAAACTACTTGTGAAGCTTGTAACATTACCTTCAGCCGGCATGAAACATATATGGTCCACAAACAGTATTATTGTGCTACCCGCCATGACCCTCCGCTAAAGAGGTCTGCTTCCAACAAAGTGCCTGCCATGCAGAGAACCATGCGCACACGCAAGCGAAGAAAGATGTATGAGATGTGCCTACCTGAACAGGAGCAAAGGCCTCCACTGGTCCAACAGCGATTTCTTGATGTAGCCAACCTCAGCAATCCATGTACCTCCTCTCAAGAACCCAGCGAAGGGCTAGGAGAGTGCTACCATCCAAGATGTGATATCTTTCCAGGAATTGTCTCAAAGCACTTGGAAACGTCTCTGACGATCAACAAATGTGTTCCGGTTTCCAAATGTGACACAACTCATTCCAGTGTTTCCTGCCTAGAGATGGATGTGCCCATGGATCTCAGCAAAAAGTGTTTATCTCAGTCTGAGCGGACGACTACGTCTCCCAAAAGGCTGCTGGACTACCATGAGTGCACTGTGTGCAAGATCAGTTTCAACAAGGTAGAAAActacctggcccacaagcagaaTTTCTGCCCAGTCACCGCACATCAGCGTAATGACCTGAGTCAACTCGATGGCAAAGTGTTCCCGAATCCAGAAAGTGAACGCAATAGCCCTGATGTCAGCTATGAAAGAAGCATTATAAAATGTGAGAAAAATGGGAATCTGAAGCAGCCATCCCCCAATGGAAACTTATTTTCTTCCCACTTAGCAACCCTGCAAGGCCTGAAAGTCTTTAGCGAAGCTGCTCAGCTCATCgctacaaaagaagaaaacaaacatttgTTCCTTCCACAATGCCTTTACCCCGGAGCaataaagaaagcaaaaggagctGATCAGCTTTCTCCATATTATGGAATAAAGCCAAGTGATTATATTTCTGGTTCTCTTGTCATTCATAACACTGATATAGATCAAAGCACAAATGCTGATAATGAATCTCCTAAAGGCCAGGCTTCTGCCAATGGGTGTGCCGTGCAGAAGAAAGATTCTCTGCCATTGTTGCCCAAAAATAGAGGCATGGTAATAGTTAACGGTGGACTGAAACAAGATGAAAGACCTGCCACCAACCCACAGCAAGAGAACAtttcccagaatcctcagcatGAAGATGGACACAAATCTCCCTCTTGGGTTTCTGAGAACCCACTAGCTGCAAATGAGAACGTCTCACCGGGAGTTCCCTCAGCGGAGGAACAGTTGTCTAGTATAGCAAAAGGTGTGAATGGTTCCACCCAGGCTCCAACCAGTGGGAAATATTGCCGGCTGTGTGATATCCAGTTCAACAACCTCTCAAACTTTATAACTCACAAGAAGTTTTACTGCTCATCACATGCAGCAGAACATGTCaaatga